One window of the Rhipicephalus microplus isolate Deutch F79 chromosome 2, USDA_Rmic, whole genome shotgun sequence genome contains the following:
- the LOC142796264 gene encoding uncharacterized protein LOC142796264 produces the protein MRPTKKKTLQSFGARKRAMKLVRAARLSAHTCADGTCGAASASSTQESGRIDAPSNGTPAPPVQEFVVTSVPDVSCSSTVASASSLSSASSAIASSTVHLRTSFLTCEEKEAADQQRAAVQRELGAMPATERKFQAMERDHEAATATSEGEKFFLVQMDALDDLLSRTPCHRCTAIGMKVRGGTQLGLAAKLELVCLHCGVVSTSWSSSRQDDTKAFDVNVRAIMATKQIGKGQTALNDFWAAMNVSHRGLHHKTFQKHLKKFREPQTQCIENFYAESASAVKATYKEMDQYFTRDITVCYDGTWHKRGHTSHIGVGAIIEYHTGLILDAVVLSNQCLGCQVGPKPGDADYACWLENHVCQKNTDSKSGRMEVEAAIILFSRSLSKHNLRYTTLVSDGDSATFSALVQENVYGLVPISKEECLNHVQKRMGTALRNLVQKSDKALGGKGRLTKALIDKLTDYYGWALQNSSDDVAAMRRAVMASYHHVTSTDEEPHHDLCPEGADFWCRHNASKITGVPPPKHSYKLPRYVADALLPIYERLSQASLLQRCLGAKTQNASESFHSVLWSLMPKEQHASLIAVETALHHAVLRYSAGCYRATQELASSVGLTPGHLAIQRAAEKDSLRLKKAKKRSLEKMERRQRKRVPKDTSSYAAGSF, from the coding sequence atgcgcccaacgaaaaagaagacgctacaATCGTTCGGTGCAAGGAAGCGAGCTATGAAGCTTGTCCGCGCGGCGAGGCTCTCCGCTCACACGTGCGCCGACGGTACCTGTGGGGCAGCTTCTGCTTCATCTACGCAAGAGAGTGGTCGCATCGACGCGCCTAGCAACGGGACTCCTGCTCCGCCGGTGCAAGAATTTGTCGTTACAAGTGTGCCTGATGTctcgtgctcatcgacagtggcttccgcatcttctctttcatcggcctcgagtgcgatcgcgtcgtcaactgtgcatttgcgaacaagtttcctgacgtgcgaggagaaagaggcggcggatcaacaacgcgctgctgtgcaaagagaacttggcgctatgccagcgacggagcggaaatttcaggcaatggagcgcgatcatgaagctgccaccgctacaagtgaaggcgaaaaatttttccttgtgcaaatggatgccctagacgacctgctatctcggaccccgtgccaccggtgcaccgcgattgggatgaaggtacgaggaggcacccaacttggacttgctgcaaagcttgagctagtatgcttgcattgtggagtagtttcaacctcatggagttcatctcgtcaggatgacacaaaggcctttgatgtgaatgtaagagccattatggcaacaaaacaaataggcaagggacaaacagctctcaacgacttttgggcagcgatgaacgtgtcccatcgtggcctccatcacaagacctttcagaagcacctgaagaaattcagggaaccgcagacacaatgcatagaaaatttctatgcagaatctgcttctgctgtaaaagccacttacaaagaaatggatcaatatttcaccagggatataacagtttgttatgatggaacatggcacaagcgtgggcacacatcccatattggagtcggggcaattatcgaataccatacgggccttatcttggacgctgttgttctgtctaatcagtgccttggttgccaagtagggccaaagcctggagacgcagactatgcatgctggctggagaatcatgtgtgccagaaaaacactgactctaaatcagggagaatggaggttgaggcagctatcatcctcttttcacgctcactgtcgaagcacaacctccgttacacaacgctcgtgtctgatggagatagtgccaccttctctgcccttgtacaagaaaatgtttatggactggtccccatttcaaaagaggaatgcctgaaccacgttcagaagaggatggggactgcacttcgcaaccttgtgcagaaaagtgacaaggctttgggagggaagggcaggctgacaaaggccctcatcgacaagttgacagattattatggctgggccctacAGAACAGTTCCGATGATGTGGCTGCAATGCGGCGGGCAGTGATGGCATCGTACCACCATGTGACGTCGACGGATGAGGAGCCGCACCACGACTTGTGCCCAGAGGGTGCAGACTTCTGGTGTCGTCACAATGCCAGCAAGATTACCGGTGTTCCACCTCCGAAGCATTCGTACAAGCTGCCACGCTATGTTGCAGATGCACTTCTACCCATTTATGAGAGGCTCTCACAGGCTTCTCttctgcaacgctgcctgggagcaaagacgcagaatgcatcagagtcctttcactctgtgctgtggtccctcatgcccaaagagcagcatgcgtcactgattgctgtggagacagcactgcatcatgcagtgctaagatacagtgctggctgctacagggccacccaagagctagcttcatcagtggggctaacacctggccacctggccattcaacgggcagccgagaaagattctctgcgcttgaaaaaggctaagaagcgatccctagagaagatggaaaggcggcaaagaaagagagtgccaaaggacacctccagttacgctgcaggttcattttag